TGCTGGAATTCTAACggaaaaaggaaagaaacgCGTCATGAATAGAATATTGATTTGATAAAAAAGAATGATTGATCGAGAACatggtatatttatattatcCTGAATATTTTCTTGATGGTTTTTTATACATGCATGATTCCCCACTAGCTAAGGTTACGTTAtttataaattcttaattttttttaaaatttaatgcatcaagatttcaaatatttatatatgtttttcaaTTATACCCCGCAAGTATTATCACGATTTTACATGAAGTGTAGTAGTAAGTTTACTGCAAGATTGTTGAAGTCCAATGTGGTAAGCATAAGGTACACATTGTTTTGGTGGAAGAAAGGAGGGGGGGAAGTGGAGGTCCAAGTTCCCAAAGAGATTGATGGATAATCATATCATGTCAATTAGCGCGTTTACTCCGCCAATAGGGTTTTGCCAAGTGTTAACATCTCTATTTTTATTAATGgacgatttttttattattaaattttgtataTAATTTGATAGTTACGTGCACACACGGTCCTTAATCACAACTTTACTATTGAGATATTAATTcttattaaacaattaattaaatactcaaTTAATGGGCCATTTACCGCTAATTAAAACCATTCTTTAGTTCCATCTAGATAATATTTCTCGAAtccaaaataatagaaataGACTTTTAGCaataaatcacattttttaatgagtgaatatattaattaaacagcaactatatatatgtatatatgtaccTATAGATCAGTAAAATTAAACGTGgtcctttttttttatttttttttataatatgcaCAGTTACTTTATATGTGGAAGGGTCCATTTATATTCTCTGTGAGCTCTAGTTTCAAAGGAAGAAAGTGAAGTAAGAAAGGAGACAATTAGAAAAAGAACGGACTAGAAAGTTTAAGacaattaaaaaattacaaagaaaAAGGACCATAAAGTGACACGTTTCCACTATTtactaaatattatatattatatatattcgtTAGATATTATATTGATCTTAAAAATGACTAATCTATTTATATTAGAATATCAGTGTGAAATCACGAGCATGATTCATATATTTCAAACAACAAAGTAATGATATTTaactttaaattaaaaattaataataataataataataataataataataaacaaccTAGATAAAATTGAGAATGAGATAGGATGACCTTGTGAAAAAAGCAATCCACTCTTTGGACTAATAAGTGCGTTTTTAGTTTTTTGTTGTTTGTGCATTACGTTGTCAAATTATATACAAAAGTGCTATCCCGCTTTTTAATCCAAGAGGGGACCCAACCCGCTCCCTTCATCTATTTACACTAAATTAAATTGGACCTTGGGCGATAtaatgatgaagaagaagaaaagtatACGGTATTTTGCCCTACAATTAAGAACAAGATCAAAAGTAACAAAGAGTACACATGCATCCACTTTAtgtttctaattttattttttcgatctgttgatattaattattattaaacaaGTCTTCTTCCTGATGCTTTCTTGggcaacattttttttttgtacccATCTTGttactaaataatattttattcagaaaaaagaaaaacccCACGTGGGGTATGAAAGTGGAGCTGAATCAACTTTAATGGCATTATGAGAATGTAGGGGATTTTCACTTTTAAAAGTCAGATTATATATAGGAATCCTATGTCTTCCAAAATTTCTACTCATATATTAATCAATTCTTTATTAAATTTAAGTGAGGCTATATNTTAATCTCATGAGGCTCTTGATGCTTATTATCCTCGATCATGAGGCAgcacatgtaatgtatgacgtTACATAAATCTAATTAGTCGGATTtctattttatgaatttaaGATAGCTAATTAAAAACATGCACCGGttaagaaataaatttaatgCTTACAATAATATTATTGCTTAATGCATCCGGTTCCTTAATTGAATTTACGAATTATTAATGTGCACGACATCTACGTAGACTTTGTACATTCAAGATTTAATCGTTTCATCTCGCGACTAGCTAGATCGATCGAGTTATGCATTTTGGGAATAGTATATATAAATAGAATGAGATCGACTCGATTGCAGATATGATATAATCACAACATTACATAAAATGGCTTcaaaaggttttaaaaaaaaaacattacaaCACAACCTGCCCTTCTTATGAATTTGCAATACGCACAGCCAATACTAAATAGcatttttttttagtaaaattatTACAATTACTTGGAGTGAGAACTATTTTTTATTAACGTACCTGGGAATAGAACCCAGGCCTCTCTCTCATAGGGAGATGGTTGGCTATTAAATAGCATTTGGAGCTAGCCCAAAGagctaaatataatattaagtaGGTCCTAACTTGACCAAACCCTAGACAAGAATGAAACATTACGTACAAGCAAGCAGTAATTCTAAGCTAGCTCTAAATCTAATGcatcaatatatattaattattaattactaCATTAGCAAACTCCTGATTATTTCTGCTTGAGCACTGTCCATCTCCAAAAGCTCCGATAATCGGTCGCTCAGATTATCGACCTCTCGATGCAACTTACGAATGTAGTTACAAGTCTCATGCAACACCTTTGTAGCCGAGACCTGCCCGAGTTATTCACATTAATTAATATTCAaccataacataaaaaatttgctGGATATATATGCATGTATTTTTAGCTGTTAAATATTATACGTTCACAAAATGCATAATAATCTTGAAGGGAACACGACAGTCCCACAAAACTAGGCATGCATGTGAGcattaattaaatgaggattAATTGGGGTTGTGGGCATGAGACGCAATGTGCAAATAAAACACACCaccttgatatatatatatatataagcaaaAATGAAGAATAAACACCcggaaatttaaaaaatggtaGGAGAACAAGAAAAATGCATAGAGCATATAAGAAGGGAAAAGtccaaatgataataataataataataataataataataatgatatatattgtAGTAAACCTTATCGGATCGTGATCTGTTAATGCTGGTCTCAGGTATAAGTTGTTGCAATTTGGACACAAGATCAGAGATCTGATCGTCACTTATCCTGGAAACTCCTGCAGATTGCCTCGAACGAGATCTCCTGCTAGACATTGTCAGCTACCAAATGTAGAAAGTTTTGAAATAGCTAGATATTTTTCAGTTCTTTTAATAACTCAAAAGATAAGAACTAGTTATGGATAGGGATCGAGCCATGAATATTAGCAGAGAAGGAGATATGAAGACAAGTGCATGGGATAAAGAAATGGGCTACGCCTTTCCTTTTTTAAATAGACTTTGATATGTGcgtgtgagagagagagagagacatACAAAATTGATAGGAGGGCTGGACggataattaatatttaattaaaatttttaaataaaaatcaatttgaATGGGAATGatctataattattttttgtcaaataagagtgagttttcttttttccttttttgggATACACAGAAATTCTATCTAGCGAAACTCTCACAAGTGAGACTTCAACTCTACGTCATTAAATATGAGCAAGTTTTATTAGCGCGGAAACAGTCCTTATGCTATTTAATTTACCATCTACATAAATCAAAtatgtatttaaatattaatcacGTGTACAAGTGGTACTTTATGGGAAATGTAATTGCAATCGTATTGTCGGTAACAAAATTCTTTGTTGTTTCCAAAACATAATCATGTGTACCCATGTCCTTATATTCTCTTACAAAAtgtgtccatggatttttaattaattctttcgtaataattaaaaatattaatccaAACTTTAGAACTACGATATATCGAGTACActtataataatataacataAGTAATATCAAATGGAGCCAACCGCCCGTCACGTGATGTCTGAAGGGCGATCAAAATCATTGTCGCGTTGGAGGTTGACATAGCAGCTCATTATGTACTCCTTTAGGCTTAGCCATGCATGCTAATGTCTCACAAttcttgttattattttatgaatatataagaaaattggatatCACATTTTATACACAATCAGGGCTACGATTTAAGTTGtttgaaatattattaatcAAACGTTCTCTAGCAACTTCAATTCATACACAGTTTTAAGTCATCTTttgttataaaattatttaattggtttGAGTTTTTTGTTCTgtgataataatttatttattttttgttttcaaccTGTAATTATTTCACCTCAATTAAAGGTTCCATCAATGATCCTACGAATTATACATTCAACTTTTTTTGCAAATTAAAGTATTGTACATATACTATGGCAATTAAATTGAAGGTTCCATGGATTGCCAGTTTGATTATATATGTTGCTGCAGGCACGCACACATTGGAAAGACAAAAGTGAATATACCCAACAACCCAAGTAGGTGCCATTAACTAGGTACAGAAATTGCCATAGCGTGTATGGACCAGGAAGCACAACATACACACAgattatatataactatatatataacgtcacacccagtcagtcagttATCGGTTATAATTTCATCTTCGATAGAGTTGCATGTGCTGTGTTCCCCATCTCATCAGTTACAACATTAATTCTTCCGTTTGTTGCCCATCTCTGATTGCATTATGTGTACTTTCAAAATAAGATTGCATGCGGCTTTTAGTActcattatataatataatcgaTTAAATGTAGGAGTT
This window of the Primulina huaijiensis isolate GDHJ02 chromosome 3, ASM1229523v2, whole genome shotgun sequence genome carries:
- the LOC140972408 gene encoding transcription factor PRE3-like, encoding MSSRRSRSRQSAGVSRISDDQISDLVSKLQQLIPETSINRSRSDKVSATKVLHETCNYIRKLHREVDNLSDRLSELLEMDSAQAEIIRSLLM